From Homo sapiens chromosome 17 genomic scaffold, GRCh38.p14 alternate locus group ALT_REF_LOCI_1 HSCHR17_7_CTG4, a single genomic window includes:
- the HNF1B gene encoding hepatocyte nuclear factor 1-beta isoform X4, whose amino-acid sequence MVSKLTSLQQELLSALLSSGVTKEVLVQALEELLPSPNFGVKLETLPLSPGSGAEPDTKPVFHTLTNGHAKGRLSGDEGSEDGDDYDTPPILKELQALNTEEAAEQRAEVDRMLSEDPWRAAKMIKGYMQQHNIPQREVVDVTGLNQSHLSQHLNKGTPMKTQKRAALYTWYVRKQREILRQFNQTVQSSGNMTDKSSQDQLLFLFPEFSQQSHGPGQSDDACSEPTNKKMRRNRFKWGPASQQILYQAYDRQKNPSKEEREALVEECNRAECLQRGVSPSKAHGLGSNLVTEVRVYNWFANRRKEEAFRQKLAMDAYSSNQTHSLNPLLSHGSPHHQPSSSPPNKLSGVLWMETEMSGRSSSLSTTLQPGELEGLHPYL is encoded by the exons ATGGTGTCCAAGCTCACGTCGCTCCAGCAAGAACTCCTGAGCGCCCTGCTGAGCTCCGGGGTCACCAAGGAGGTGCTGGTTCAGGCCTTGGAGGAGTTGCTGCCATCCCCGAACTTCGGGGTGAAGCTGGAGACGCTGCCCCTGTCCCCTGGCAGCGGGGCCGAGCCCGACACCAAGCCGGTCTTCCATACTCTCACCAACGGCCACGCCAAGGGCCGCTTGTCCGGCGACGAGGGCTCCGAGGACGGCGACGACTATGACACACCTCCCATCCTCAAGGAGCTGCAGGCGCTCAACACCGAGGAGGCGGCGGAGCAGCGGGCGGAGGTGGACCGGATGCTCAG TGAGGACCCTTGGAGGGCTGCTAAAATGATCAAGGGTTACATGCAGCAACACAACATCCCCCAGAGGGAGGTGGTCGATGTCACCGGCCTGAACCAGTCGCACCTCTCCCAGCATCTCAACAAGGGCACCCCTATGAAGACCCAGAAGCGTGCCGCTCTGTACACCTGGTACGTCAGAAAGCAACGAGAGATCCTCCGAC AATTCAACCAGACAGTCCAGAGTTCTGGAAATATGACAGACAAAAGCAGTCAGGATCAGCTGCTGTTTCTCTTTCCAGAGTTCAGTCAACAGAGCCATGGGCCTGGGCAGTCCGATGATGCCTGCTCTGAGCCCACCAACAAGAAGATGCGCCGCAACCGGTTCAAATGGGGGCCCGCGTCCCAGCAAATCTTGTACCAGGCCTACGATCGGCAAAAGAACCCcagcaaggaagagagagaggcctTAGTGGAGGAATGCAACAG GGCAGAATGTTTGCAGCGAGGGGTGTCCCCCTCCAAAGCCCACGGCCTGGGCTCCAACTTGGTCACTGAGGTCCGTGTCTACAACTGGTTTGCAAACCGCAGGAAGGAGGAGGCATTCCGGCAAAAGCTGGCCATGGACGCCTATAGCTCCAACCAGACTCACAGCCTGAACCCTCTGCTCTCCCACGGCTCCCCCCACCACCAGCCCAGCTCCTCTCCTCCAAACAAGCTGTCAG GTGTTTTATGGATGGAGACAGAAATGAGCGGCCGTTCTTCTTCATTGTCTACAACCCTACAGCCAGGGGAACTAGAGGGTTTGCATCCCTACCTGTAA
- the HNF1B gene encoding hepatocyte nuclear factor 1-beta isoform X7, whose amino-acid sequence MVSKLTSLQQELLSALLSSGVTKEVLVQALEELLPSPNFGVKLETLPLSPGSGAEPDTKPVFHTLTNGHAKGRLSGDEGSEDGDDYDTPPILKELQALNTEEAAEQRAEVDRMLSEDPWRAAKMIKGYMQQHNIPQREVVDVTGLNQSHLSQHLNKGTPMKTQKRAALYTWYVRKQREILRQFSQQSHGPGQSDDACSEPTNKKMRRNRFKWGPASQQILYQAYDRQKNPSKEEREALVEECNRAECLQRGVSPSKAHGLGSNLVTEVRVYNWFANRRKEEAFRQKLAMDAYSSNQTHSLNPLLSHGSPHHQPSSSPPNKLSGTVCC is encoded by the exons ATGGTGTCCAAGCTCACGTCGCTCCAGCAAGAACTCCTGAGCGCCCTGCTGAGCTCCGGGGTCACCAAGGAGGTGCTGGTTCAGGCCTTGGAGGAGTTGCTGCCATCCCCGAACTTCGGGGTGAAGCTGGAGACGCTGCCCCTGTCCCCTGGCAGCGGGGCCGAGCCCGACACCAAGCCGGTCTTCCATACTCTCACCAACGGCCACGCCAAGGGCCGCTTGTCCGGCGACGAGGGCTCCGAGGACGGCGACGACTATGACACACCTCCCATCCTCAAGGAGCTGCAGGCGCTCAACACCGAGGAGGCGGCGGAGCAGCGGGCGGAGGTGGACCGGATGCTCAG TGAGGACCCTTGGAGGGCTGCTAAAATGATCAAGGGTTACATGCAGCAACACAACATCCCCCAGAGGGAGGTGGTCGATGTCACCGGCCTGAACCAGTCGCACCTCTCCCAGCATCTCAACAAGGGCACCCCTATGAAGACCCAGAAGCGTGCCGCTCTGTACACCTGGTACGTCAGAAAGCAACGAGAGATCCTCCGAC AGTTCAGTCAACAGAGCCATGGGCCTGGGCAGTCCGATGATGCCTGCTCTGAGCCCACCAACAAGAAGATGCGCCGCAACCGGTTCAAATGGGGGCCCGCGTCCCAGCAAATCTTGTACCAGGCCTACGATCGGCAAAAGAACCCcagcaaggaagagagagaggcctTAGTGGAGGAATGCAACAG GGCAGAATGTTTGCAGCGAGGGGTGTCCCCCTCCAAAGCCCACGGCCTGGGCTCCAACTTGGTCACTGAGGTCCGTGTCTACAACTGGTTTGCAAACCGCAGGAAGGAGGAGGCATTCCGGCAAAAGCTGGCCATGGACGCCTATAGCTCCAACCAGACTCACAGCCTGAACCCTCTGCTCTCCCACGGCTCCCCCCACCACCAGCCCAGCTCCTCTCCTCCAAACAAGCTGTCAG GAACTGTGTGCTGTTAG
- the HNF1B gene encoding hepatocyte nuclear factor 1-beta isoform X6, whose product MVSKLTSLQQELLSALLSSGVTKEVLVQALEELLPSPNFGVKLETLPLSPGSGAEPDTKPVFHTLTNGHAKGRLSGDEGSEDGDDYDTPPILKELQALNTEEAAEQRAEVDRMLSEDPWRAAKMIKGYMQQHNIPQREVVDVTGLNQSHLSQHLNKGTPMKTQKRAALYTWYVRKQREILRQFNQTVQSSGNMTDKSSQDQLLFLFPEFSQQSHGPGQSDDACSEPTNKKMRRNRFKWGPASQQILYQAYDRQKNPSKEEREALVEECNRAECLQRGVSPSKAHGLGSNLVTEVRVYNWFANRRKEEAFRQKLAMDAYSSNQTHSLNPLLSHGSPHHQPSSSPPNKLSGTVCC is encoded by the exons ATGGTGTCCAAGCTCACGTCGCTCCAGCAAGAACTCCTGAGCGCCCTGCTGAGCTCCGGGGTCACCAAGGAGGTGCTGGTTCAGGCCTTGGAGGAGTTGCTGCCATCCCCGAACTTCGGGGTGAAGCTGGAGACGCTGCCCCTGTCCCCTGGCAGCGGGGCCGAGCCCGACACCAAGCCGGTCTTCCATACTCTCACCAACGGCCACGCCAAGGGCCGCTTGTCCGGCGACGAGGGCTCCGAGGACGGCGACGACTATGACACACCTCCCATCCTCAAGGAGCTGCAGGCGCTCAACACCGAGGAGGCGGCGGAGCAGCGGGCGGAGGTGGACCGGATGCTCAG TGAGGACCCTTGGAGGGCTGCTAAAATGATCAAGGGTTACATGCAGCAACACAACATCCCCCAGAGGGAGGTGGTCGATGTCACCGGCCTGAACCAGTCGCACCTCTCCCAGCATCTCAACAAGGGCACCCCTATGAAGACCCAGAAGCGTGCCGCTCTGTACACCTGGTACGTCAGAAAGCAACGAGAGATCCTCCGAC AATTCAACCAGACAGTCCAGAGTTCTGGAAATATGACAGACAAAAGCAGTCAGGATCAGCTGCTGTTTCTCTTTCCAGAGTTCAGTCAACAGAGCCATGGGCCTGGGCAGTCCGATGATGCCTGCTCTGAGCCCACCAACAAGAAGATGCGCCGCAACCGGTTCAAATGGGGGCCCGCGTCCCAGCAAATCTTGTACCAGGCCTACGATCGGCAAAAGAACCCcagcaaggaagagagagaggcctTAGTGGAGGAATGCAACAG GGCAGAATGTTTGCAGCGAGGGGTGTCCCCCTCCAAAGCCCACGGCCTGGGCTCCAACTTGGTCACTGAGGTCCGTGTCTACAACTGGTTTGCAAACCGCAGGAAGGAGGAGGCATTCCGGCAAAAGCTGGCCATGGACGCCTATAGCTCCAACCAGACTCACAGCCTGAACCCTCTGCTCTCCCACGGCTCCCCCCACCACCAGCCCAGCTCCTCTCCTCCAAACAAGCTGTCAG GAACTGTGTGCTGTTAG
- the HNF1B gene encoding hepatocyte nuclear factor 1-beta isoform X5 produces the protein MVSKLTSLQQELLSALLSSGVTKEVLVQALEELLPSPNFGVKLETLPLSPGSGAEPDTKPVFHTLTNGHAKGRLSGDEGSEDGDDYDTPPILKELQALNTEEAAEQRAEVDRMLSEDPWRAAKMIKGYMQQHNIPQREVVDVTGLNQSHLSQHLNKGTPMKTQKRAALYTWYVRKQREILRQFSQQSHGPGQSDDACSEPTNKKMRRNRFKWGPASQQILYQAYDRQKNPSKEEREALVEECNRAECLQRGVSPSKAHGLGSNLVTEVRVYNWFANRRKEEAFRQKLAMDAYSSNQTHSLNPLLSHGSPHHQPSSSPPNKLSGVLWMETEMSGRSSSLSTTLQPGELEGLHPYL, from the exons ATGGTGTCCAAGCTCACGTCGCTCCAGCAAGAACTCCTGAGCGCCCTGCTGAGCTCCGGGGTCACCAAGGAGGTGCTGGTTCAGGCCTTGGAGGAGTTGCTGCCATCCCCGAACTTCGGGGTGAAGCTGGAGACGCTGCCCCTGTCCCCTGGCAGCGGGGCCGAGCCCGACACCAAGCCGGTCTTCCATACTCTCACCAACGGCCACGCCAAGGGCCGCTTGTCCGGCGACGAGGGCTCCGAGGACGGCGACGACTATGACACACCTCCCATCCTCAAGGAGCTGCAGGCGCTCAACACCGAGGAGGCGGCGGAGCAGCGGGCGGAGGTGGACCGGATGCTCAG TGAGGACCCTTGGAGGGCTGCTAAAATGATCAAGGGTTACATGCAGCAACACAACATCCCCCAGAGGGAGGTGGTCGATGTCACCGGCCTGAACCAGTCGCACCTCTCCCAGCATCTCAACAAGGGCACCCCTATGAAGACCCAGAAGCGTGCCGCTCTGTACACCTGGTACGTCAGAAAGCAACGAGAGATCCTCCGAC AGTTCAGTCAACAGAGCCATGGGCCTGGGCAGTCCGATGATGCCTGCTCTGAGCCCACCAACAAGAAGATGCGCCGCAACCGGTTCAAATGGGGGCCCGCGTCCCAGCAAATCTTGTACCAGGCCTACGATCGGCAAAAGAACCCcagcaaggaagagagagaggcctTAGTGGAGGAATGCAACAG GGCAGAATGTTTGCAGCGAGGGGTGTCCCCCTCCAAAGCCCACGGCCTGGGCTCCAACTTGGTCACTGAGGTCCGTGTCTACAACTGGTTTGCAAACCGCAGGAAGGAGGAGGCATTCCGGCAAAAGCTGGCCATGGACGCCTATAGCTCCAACCAGACTCACAGCCTGAACCCTCTGCTCTCCCACGGCTCCCCCCACCACCAGCCCAGCTCCTCTCCTCCAAACAAGCTGTCAG GTGTTTTATGGATGGAGACAGAAATGAGCGGCCGTTCTTCTTCATTGTCTACAACCCTACAGCCAGGGGAACTAGAGGGTTTGCATCCCTACCTGTAA